DNA from Cutibacterium acnes:
GGCGGCTATCTATTGACGGCTTCCGATTACCTCAACGGCCGTGGAAAAGACGGTCAATGGGAGACGATCGCTTCGGCTTTCCCCGCGATCTCGTGTCTCGACCAGGCCGATTTTGGCTTGAAGCACGCGCGTCAAGAGTGGCCTCAAGAGGTCGCCAAGGCCCCAACATTAGGTAAAGCTCTGGGGGTGGCACCGATCTGTGAGGTATGGACGGCTCGCCCGGCTCCCCAGCTGTACCTGACCGCTCGGGGAGCGGCGCCGATCCTCGTGCTGGGTGCCACCGGCGATCCTGCGACCCCTTACGAGCAGGCCACATGGATGGCTGGCCAGCTCAAGTCTGGCGTGCTGCTGACGTGGCGAGGTTCCGGCCACTCCGCGTGGGAATTGGGTAACCAATGCGTCAAGAAGGCTGTCGAGGGATATGTCAATGACGGAAAGATGCCCAAGGACAACACGGTGTGCTAGCCGTTACCTGCTGCGAGGGTAAACGTGCGCGGTTGTCGGGAGGTTTGGGAGACGCCGCTACCCTTGTTTTCGTGAGGAGGGATTGCTCATGACCTTGGGCCAGCGCCATGTCACCGGCATCGTGGTGCGTGCCGTGGGCCTTGCCCTGCTCGCGGGTATTTTGCTTGCGCTGGAGTGGGCATGGCGCACACATGCGTGGAACGATCTCAAGGCCGTGGACGGACGGTGTGTCCTCGTGGGTGCGAGAGTTGACGACGGGCGTGTCCCGACGGTGGGGTGCCATGAGAATGGCGCCCGGTACGTCAAAGATGTTGTTAAGCCTTCATCACAGTGTCCCGAGGGACTGACCCGGGTGTCGGTACGCCACGAGTTGAGCCACGACACCGGGTATGTCGGGGCCTTGTGCGTGCGTAATCCTTGATCACACACGCCCCCGCAAAACTCAGGAGCCCAGCTAGGACAGCATCGCTCGACGCAGCACATCCAGTGGCAGAGCTCCCATCCGCAGCGCTGTGGTGTGAAACTCCTTAAGGTCGAAGTTCGGATCCTTGGCCTTCGCAGCCTCCCTCAGCTCCAGCCAGGTGCGCTCGCCGAGCTTGTAGGAGGGGGCTTGTCCGGGCCACCCGAAGTAGCGGTTGACCTCATAGCGGGCCGAGCCCTCGTCCATCGAGACGTGGTTGTTGAAGAAGGCCCAGGCTTTGTCCCAATTCCATTCGCCGCCGCCCATTTCCTCGGGGGCCTCGAACTGGCAGTGCAGGCCGATGTCGAGTACGACGCGGGCGGCGCGCATGGACTGCCCGTCGAGCAAGCCCATGAAGTGGCCGGGATCGTCCATGTACCCCAAATCGGCCATCAGCCACTCGGCATAGAGGGCCCAGCCTTCCCCATAACCCGACGTCCAGTAGTTGCGGCGCCAGGAATTGAGTTCCTCGCGGGCCGCGATGGCCGACGAAGTCTGCAGGTGATGGCCGGGAGCGCCTTCGTGGTAGACGGTGGTGAGTTCTCGCCACGTGGTGAAGGTGTTGACGCCGTCGGGCACCGACCACCACATGCGGCCGGGACGGGAGGAGTCATCGGATGGAGGGGTGTAGTAGACGCCGCCGTCGTGGGTGGAAGCGATCATGCCCTCGATGTGCCTAGCCTGCTCGGGTACCTCGAAGTGAGTGCCGTCCAGGGAGGAGATCGCCTCGTCGGCGCGCTCCTGTATCCAGACTTTGAGGGCCGCAGTGCCGGTGATCTGGTAGGCGGGGTCGGCGTCGAGGACGGCCATGGCCTCCTTGATGCTCGCTCCCGGGCGGATGCGCTCAGCTGTCTCGCGCTGCATCTGTTCGATGCGGGCGAGCTCCTGCTTTCCCCATTCGTAAGTTTCAGTGAGGTCGACGGTGGTGCCGACGAATTGGCGGGAGGCCAGTCGATAGCGGTCGATGCCGACGGCGTCGGTTTCGGTGGCCAGTGGGGCAATCTCGGACGAGAGGGCCTCGGCGGTGCGACGGAAATTCCTCTTGGCCGCGTCGATACCTTCGGCGAGTGCGGTTGTCACAGCGTCGGGTAGGTCACGGGAGGCGGTTCGCTTGAGGTAGTCGTCGAAGAACCCGCCGTCGGAGGTCCATGCGGTGATCTGTTCGACGAGGAGGCCGACTTGGCGAATGGCCGGCGGGATTCCGGCGTCGATCGAGGCGCGTTGGGTTGCCAGCCAGCCGTCCAGGGCAGGGCCGGTGGCATGAAGACGACGCGCGACCGTCGACACCTGGTCGGGGGTCTCGGTGGGCATGGCGTCGTAGACTTCGCGGATCTCGTGGACTCCCGACGCGATGCCATTGAGAGAAAGGAGGTCGTACCCCCTGTCGTGACTTTCCGCGTCTAAACCCAGGCTGGAACGCATCGCGGCGGCCGTGATCCGGTCGGTATCGTCGGCGGGCATAGCCTGATCGAGCCGGTCGAGGGTGTCCATGGCGAGGCGGTATTGGGCGTCCAGGCCGGCGGGGGACAGGTCGTCGTATTCGTCCTGGTTAAGATCCAAACCGAGCGCCGTGGCGAGCGTAGGGCTGGACTGGACGAGGGCAGCCCAATAGTGGTCGGCAACCTCGTCGACCTCTGATCCCATCTGGTGGGTGGTGTGTGCATTGTCCGTGGTCACAGCGATGACGCTATACCGAGCCGCCGACGGGCGCGTGGCATGCGGTGTTCCAGCAAAAAGCGTGTTGGTTTCGTGAAGAGGTCATCGTGCCGGTATAGTTTTCGAGGCCTGCCGCAGCAGGCGTGCCAACTTAGCTCAGTCGGTAGAGCGACGCTCTCGTAAAGCGTAGGTCACGGGTTCGATTCCCGTAGTTGGCTCCACGTTCCCAGAGCATTGCTGACAAGGTACCGCAGTGGTCCGCTCAATCCCGATTTGCGACCGCTCGTCCCACGAGGTCAAACTTCGGATCGAACAGGGGCGACGCTCAGCTCGTCAGAGGCGCCAGGTACGATCAACTCACCACGATTCATCGATCACGGTCCGGCCATGAGTTCGGTCCGTCCAGCGGAATTGCAAGGGGACGCATGTACGACAGCATCATCATTGGCGCGGGTCTAGCCGGACTCACGGCTGCTGAAGAGCTCGCCTCCGCAGGACACTCGGTGGTGGTCCTGGAGGCCCGAGCCCGGGTAGGCGGCCGCTTAGAAAACGCTGAGTTATCCAACGGACAGGTCGTTGAACTGGGTGGCCAGTGGGTGGGAGAAGGGCATGAGGAACTTCGCTCCCTCCTCTCCTCACAAGGGTTAGAACTGGTTGATTCGACCGACGGCGACGTCGTTGTCAAGGCCAGGGGCAGGGTCTCTCACGTCACAAGTTTGTCCGAGCCGTCCGCTCATTCCCTCAGCCCCTTCGAATTGGCTGACCTCGGCCAGGGCCTGCTGAGGTTCCGTCGTCTGGCCGATCGTGTTGCTAATAACAAGGGCTGGGCGGCGGCTAATGCCACCTGGTTGAACCAGTCGTTGAGCCAATGGACAGCCTCGAATGTTCGTACCGAGGCCGGTCGTGGCTACATCACGAACCTCTTCCGTCAAGCCTTCGGTGTGTCTGCCAATGACACTCCTCTCTTCAACGGTCTGGCTAAGGCCAACGCCGGTGTGGACTTGGAATCCCTCGTCGCCGTCAACGGTGGCCTTAAGCAGCAGCGCGTTAAGGGCGGGGTTGCTCAGGTTACCCGCAACCTCGCTGAGCCTCTCGGTGACGATCTTAAACTCTCCAGCCCGGTCCGATCCGTTCATAGTGACGACGACGGCGTTACCGTCACCACTACTGATGGCACGCAGTATCAGGGACGTAGCGTCATCGTCACCGTGCCGCCGCGGCTACTTAAGGACATGACATTCGAGCCAGCGCTGCCTGCTGAGCGTCTCGAGATGGCCGACAAGGTGCCAGCTGGCAATGTCAT
Protein-coding regions in this window:
- a CDS encoding DUF885 domain-containing protein encodes the protein MGSEVDEVADHYWAALVQSSPTLATALGLDLNQDEYDDLSPAGLDAQYRLAMDTLDRLDQAMPADDTDRITAAAMRSSLGLDAESHDRGYDLLSLNGIASGVHEIREVYDAMPTETPDQVSTVARRLHATGPALDGWLATQRASIDAGIPPAIRQVGLLVEQITAWTSDGGFFDDYLKRTASRDLPDAVTTALAEGIDAAKRNFRRTAEALSSEIAPLATETDAVGIDRYRLASRQFVGTTVDLTETYEWGKQELARIEQMQRETAERIRPGASIKEAMAVLDADPAYQITGTAALKVWIQERADEAISSLDGTHFEVPEQARHIEGMIASTHDGGVYYTPPSDDSSRPGRMWWSVPDGVNTFTTWRELTTVYHEGAPGHHLQTSSAIAAREELNSWRRNYWTSGYGEGWALYAEWLMADLGYMDDPGHFMGLLDGQSMRAARVVLDIGLHCQFEAPEEMGGGEWNWDKAWAFFNNHVSMDEGSARYEVNRYFGWPGQAPSYKLGERTWLELREAAKAKDPNFDLKEFHTTALRMGALPLDVLRRAMLS
- a CDS encoding flavin monoamine oxidase family protein; this encodes MYDSIIIGAGLAGLTAAEELASAGHSVVVLEARARVGGRLENAELSNGQVVELGGQWVGEGHEELRSLLSSQGLELVDSTDGDVVVKARGRVSHVTSLSEPSAHSLSPFELADLGQGLLRFRRLADRVANNKGWAAANATWLNQSLSQWTASNVRTEAGRGYITNLFRQAFGVSANDTPLFNGLAKANAGVDLESLVAVNGGLKQQRVKGGVAQVTRNLAEPLGDDLKLSSPVRSVHSDDDGVTVTTTDGTQYQGRSVIVTVPPRLLKDMTFEPALPAERLEMADKVPAGNVIKAYLVYDSPWWRTSGASGQMGADEGAVRVIFDTSDDETGKGILMGFFEGAEASGYGKLSIGLRQRAFEEVVESAFGKAPSSPIEYLDRDWLAEPYTGGCHGAHFAPSLWTTTGPILAEPLGRVLFAGAEYASSFNGYMEGALRAAARAAQEVLDLL